In Camelina sativa cultivar DH55 chromosome 16, Cs, whole genome shotgun sequence, a single window of DNA contains:
- the LOC104752777 gene encoding NAC transcription factor 25-like gives MENMGDSSIGPGHPHLPPGFRFHPTDEELVVHYLKKKATSVPLPVSIIAEIDLYKFDPWELPSKASFGEHEWYFFSPRDRKYPNGVRPNRAATSGYWKATGTDKPIFTCNSHKVGVKKALVFYGGKPPKGIKTDWIMHEYRLTDGNLSTTAKPPGIATTRKNSLRLDDWVLCRIYKKNSSQRPTMERVLLREDLMEGMLSKSSANSSSTSVLDNNENNNNNNNNNNNEEHFFDGMVVSSDKRSLCGQYRMGHEASGSSSFGYFLSSKRFHHTGDLNNDNYNVSFVSMLSEIPQSSGFHANGVMDTTSSLGDHGDLRQAFQLPNMNWHS, from the exons ATGGAAAACATGGGGGATTCGAGCATAGGGCCGGGCCATCCGCATCTCCCTCCCGGGTTTCGGTTTCACCCGACTGATGAGGAACTAGTGGTTCATTATCTTAAGAAGAAAGCTACTTCTGTTCCACTTCCGGTCTCAATCATTGCCGAGATTGATCTTTACAAGTTTGATCCTTGGGAGCTTCCAA GCAAGGCGAGTTTTGGAGAGCACGAGTGGTACTTCTTTAGTCCTCGGGACCGGAAGTATCCGAATGGGGTTAGGCCAAATCGAGCAGCAACTTCCGGTTATTGGAAAGCCACTGGAACAGATAAACCAATATTTACGTGCAATAGTCACAAGGTTGGCGTCAAGAAAGCGCTTGTTTTTTACGGTGGAAAACCTCCTAAAGGGATTAAAACAGATTGGATCATGCATGAATATCGCCTCACCGATGGTAACCTTAGCACCACGGCTAAGCCACCTGGCATAGCCACGACGAGGAAAAACTCACTACGG CTAGACGATTGGGTTCTATGTAGGATCTATAAGAAGAATAGTTCACAACGACCAACTATGGAGAGAGTATTACTAAGAGAAGATCTCATGGAAGGAATGCTCTCAAAGTCATCTGCTAATTCTTCTTCCACATCAGTTCTAGACAACAAcgaaaacaacaataacaataacaacaacaacaacaacgaggaACACTTTTTCGACGGTATGGTCGTTTCTTCAGACAAACGTTCGTTGTGTGGTCAGTACCGGATGGGTCACGAGGCCTCGGGATCATCTTCATTCGGATATTTCCTATCGAGCAAGAGGTTTCATCATACAGGTGATCTCAACAATGACAACTacaatgtttcttttgtttcaatgCTTAGTGAGATTCCTCAGAGTTCGGGGTTTCATGCAAATGGAGTTATGGATACGACGTCGTCACTAGGTGATCATGGGGATTTAAGACAGGCGTTTCAACTTCCTAACATGAATTGGCACTCGTAa
- the LOC104754107 gene encoding uncharacterized protein LOC104754107 produces MDRFVVKRKTPPFDIDLDDLPWDPAKRKRIISYHPNQRDEVRRKYLTRGPCQPRGHLWRKIQIFACVVTYSEIKLKIKGLNQHAGSDVNSFHNNAKRKCEYLMRQGQSIKHALHKQSDVVKNDYRIRLYASIDVSRHLLHQGLPFCGHDESDESANRGNFLELLKYTAGQNNAPIQKDIEQMTMVFRFVDKYGIVKKRFVGVIHVKETSSLSLKCAIDSLFAKYGLSMKKVRGKGYDGAIVMAVAKKHFEVGEFFDMISVLLNVVGASCKRKDMIRENYKKIVEEGINNGEIKTGTGLNQEISLQRPENTRWVKVLEYIQDEGTDSTKRQQAYGILKYFHTFDFVFYLHLMLFVMGLTDSLSKALQRKDQDILNAISLVESTKSQLQKLRDDGWDAFMAKICSFCEQNDIGLVIMEEDFVDSRRPRKKTGITNLHHYKVDCFYNVLDMQLQEFNDGFDEFDKSLLMRLAEFYPEDFSFMERKSLDLQLEIYLDNVQRDERFTDLKSLSDLARVMVETRKHISHPLILNTITNESVIRRFQDMSER; encoded by the exons atGGATCGCTTCGTCGTGAAAAGAAAAACTCCACCATTTGATATTGATTTGGATGATTTGCCATGGGATCCAGCGAAGAGGAAAAGAATTATAAGCTATCATCCCAATCAAAGAGATGAAGTACGGCGCAAATATTTGACTAGAGGACCTTGTCAACCTCGTGGTCACC TGTGGAGGAAGATACAGATTTTTGCTTGTGTTGTTACTTATTCAGAGATCAAGCTCAAAATCAAG GGGTTGAATCAACATGCGGGATCTGATGTGAACAGTTTTCACAACAATGCCAAAAGAAAATGTGAGTATTTGATGAGGCAAGGTCAGTCTATCAAACATGCTCTTCATAAACAAAGCGATGTTGTGAAGAATGATTACAGAATTCGACTGTATGCTTCCATTGATGTTTCTAGACATTTGTTACATCAAGGATTACCATTTTGTGGTCATGATGAGTCAGATGAGTCAGCCAATAGAGGTAATTTCTTAGAGCTTCTGAAGTATACCGCTGGTCAGAATAATGCTCCAATTCAAAAGGACATT GAGCAAATGACAATGGTTTTTCGCTTTGTTGATAAGTATGGGATAgtcaaaaaaagatttgttggtGTTATTCACGTGAAGGAGACATCTTCTTTATCTTTGAAGTGTGCTATTGATTCTTTGTTTGCGAAGTATGGATTGAGTATGAAAAAGGTGAGAGGAAAAGGATATGATGGAGCTA TTGTCATGGCAGTAGCAAAAAAGCATTTTGAAGTTGGAGAATTTTTTGACATGATTTCTGTTTTGTTGAATGTGGTTGGAGCTTCTTGCAAGAGAAAAGATATGATCAGggaaaactacaaaaaaatagtgGAAGAAGGGATTAACAATGGTGAAATTAAGACTGGAACTGGGTTGAATCAAGAAATTTCTCTTCAAAGGCCTGAAAATACTCGTTGGG TTAAAGTTCTTGAGTATATTCAAGATGAAGGCACAGACTCCACCAAAAGACAACAAGCATATGGTATTCTCAAGTATTTTCacacttttgattttgttttctatctaCACTTGATGCTGTTTGTTATGGGTCTCACTGATAGTTTATCAAAGGCTTTACAAAGAAAAGACCAAGATATCTTGAATGCTATTTCATTGGTGGAATCAACTAAAAGTCAGTTGCAAAAGCTTAGAGATGATGGATGGGATGCTTTTATGGCTAAAATTTGTTCATTTTGTGAGCAAAATGACATTGGGCTGGTCATAATGGAGGAAGATTTTGTTGACTCAAGAAGACCAAGGAAAAAGACTGGCATAACCAACTTGCATCACTATAAGGTGGACTGTTTCTACAATGTCTTAGATATGCAACTTCAAGAGTTTAATGATGGTTTTGATGAG TTTGATAAGTCATTGCTCATGAGATTGGCTGAGTTTTATCCAGAAGATTTTAGCTTTATGGAGCGTAAATCTCTTGATCTGCAACTTGAGATATATCTTGACAATGTGCAAAGAGATGAAAGGTTTACAGATTTAAAGAGTCTTAGTGATCTTGCACGTGTGATGGTGGAGACAAGAAAACATATTTCACATCCTTTG ATACTTAACACTATCACAAACGAATCAGTGATAAGACGATTCCAAGATATGAGTGAACGTTGA